aataattgtattaattcATAAACATGCGGTATAATTAATAGTACGAATCAATAAGATTTCGAATATTCAGTGGTTCATTGActaatattaatatacaaagATCATATGGAAATAATACATTGCCAATGAAAATGAGTGAATCGTAACGTCTGTACACTTTCTTTGTCACATTCTGAATCTTAGAGATCTTGTGATTGAAGCATCAACGAAATTATGGAAAAAAGTCTTCTCGTGTGAATTTAGTAACTTAACAGATTGCATCTCGTTATTCGTCTTCTGTGTCACCGTCGCTACTGTAATCTTGTAAAGCAGCGGGTCTCGAGAAGGGTGCATTATTTGTTTGACTGTAACGTTAACATTCATATGATTAaggagataaaataaaattcaaaataaagtGGATTTGAAATTCAAGACTGTACTTACGCGAGCCTTCGATAATGATTTAACCATTCTTCCAACATTTGTGCTACAAGTAAAGGTCTCTTGTGAAGTTTTTGTTGCGCGACAAGGATACCACCTTCGGTCCTACACACGTCAAGCCATTCTTTTAAAATAGATTCCTCTCTGCCAACTTCCTCTGGACTCAAAAAATGTATTGGTAAAAGCTTGTGTTCTCGATCCATTAATGGCATGAATGTAGTTTGcatttgtaattgtaattgcTGAAGTGGACAATTACCACCACCTAAACCTACACCACCGTGAGATGAAAGAGGTGGTATTCGAGATGATGTATACGGTTCAATGGGAACTAAAGCCGTAAAATGACCACGGGTATAACCTAAAGCAATAGGCGATTGAATACAAAATGAAGGTTCCCATAAGAGCGGCAGGTAAACACCTTCAAATCTTGCATAACCTATATAAAAATAGATTATATTGAGTCACATAAAAACTTGATATTGTGACTTATTTTCTTTACAGAGAGTATAAACTTTATGCGATAACCTACCTATATCTTCACCCCGAAAACTTTTAACATATTTAACACCATAAACAATAATAGGTCGCCTTAAAATGTGAGCAAGAGCAAACACGTGTAACTGTTCCAATGCGCTTCCTGGTTGTGCAGCTGTTGCTAATAAACTTTCCCAATCTTCTTGCCACTGAGTTTCTTCTAATGTAAAATCCAACATTCTAGACGCTTGCGATGCTTCATATTCTCTCCATCGAGGataaaaactaaaataataaaaatacaggTATTTTAATCTGTTCCTAATGTATAAAATGCATAGTTTATTAGTGGAAAAAGTTAATCGCAAAAATCGCTTACAATTGACCAGCTTGTTGTAAAGAATCAGCAAGAGCTCTTCTTAAAGCattatctcgatcaaaaacaccCCAAGTAGCTTGCATTGCAGAATCTAGTAAACAGTCTCCAGCAGATCTATTCCAAAGTGCATGTAAGCGACTTCCTAAACGTTCAGTAATTTCTAAAGACCAATTCAGTGCTGGTGGTTCTCCACCACCACCTTCTAATTGCTGTTGAGCTTCTTTATCTAATAACTCTTCTAACATTTGCTCTTGAACAATACTTGGTAAATCTTCAACCTAACAATGAatagtgtatttaaattttcatgtaatttgcataatataaattatgtcaagaaattaatatttttaacaaactaCAATACCCcaaaaaaagaattataatgTTATAGTAACCTCAGCAGGCAAAGCAAATGTAGCTATATCAGTGACAAAATAACATGGAAAAGAACCCTTGCGTAATCGAATACTATTGGTGACATGTCTGCGTATTTGTGCAGCCAAATCTGGTGCAACATAACTTGGTACCCTTTTTATTCCAGAACCAGAACCAGAATCTTCAATTTGTGATAATAATGTTGCTAGAATATCTTCTCTTTGAAATCTGTCAAAGATATGACAAATTGAAtaaagaatattttgaaaattttgcctTTCTAACACAATAATATTATACAGTGTATAACATACAGTAACATTTATTGTGCTACATGTATAAAGAATAAGTTGAAACATAGCCAAAGAAGATGTATACTTATACAAATATATGAAATAAGTTAAAATAGCTTTAAAGAAATCCTTTGTCAAAAATTATTTCCCACTAACCTAATAGCTAAATGTACTAGAGTATGTCCAACATCAAAAGCACTACTTCTATTTAGAAGCAGAACCTCTGAATGAGTCAACTGACGAGCAGGATCACCACCACTTGCCAAATAAGCTTCAACAGGAGCATTGTCACCTTCCACAATGCCAAGACATGCATTTAACCAGCACCAATCAGTGTGACGTCTTAATTGTTTTACTCTACGCTCATGGTCACGATTATTAGGAGATTGAGAAGTTGACAAACTGTCATTTCTGCTATCGGGATATCTATGTGAACTCCTATAACATAAAAATACTTATGATACATCCAACTAAAGATTATGtcaatatttaaaatcattATTTATGATAAAAGAATCAAAAAGTACATTTACCTTCGTCCTACAGCCATGTTCTCATCTCTCTGGGTTTGATGAATATATAGTGCATGAGGTGGAGAAGGTAAATTACGTTGACTATGATCTCTCTCTGGACTCGGCAAAATGACACCCATATTATTGGTTGTTTTGTCCCTCCTGTCCTTTTCTTTAGGATTACCACACATCACACACTTTGTAGCTTTTGGCCAATTTTCATAAGTACACACAAAACAAGACCACTTCTCAGGATGTAAATTAGtttgtaaattgtaatatttttctggATGTAAGTTTATTGGAGGTGGATTAGATCCTGAATTTGGTGGTGGATCTCCTAACCTGAGGGGTGCTAGATGCTCGTGCAAATTTGAGGCTATGGAGTGTATAGACTGATTAAGACCCGTAGATTTTCTATTTCCACACTGAACACAACGTGTGGTATTTTGATAGTTAAGGTAGGTACACATTGCACAAGACCACTTTCCACCCGATGGTACATTTTGACTATAGTTCTGAGGACTAAGATTATAAGAATCCGTAGGACTTAAATGAGTTACTGAACCAGATGCAACATTTGATCCAGATCGCTGTGGACTTGGATCCCTTAGACGATAAATGTCTTCCCCTAATAATGGTTTGGTACCTCTGCACATTGTGCATTTCAAAGATGAAGGCCAATTTTCGTATGTACAATATTCACAGGTCCATTTTGACTCCTGTTCTTCAAGCCTGTTATTCATTTTCTCTGTACAGCCCTTTATCATGTAAACTCTATTGTTTCTAATGCATAAACAGTGTAATACCGACACTcaaattaaatgtatttataaaGCATGAAGGTAAAGTTGAAAGTTACATTAAATATCTGACAAATTA
The Ptiloglossa arizonensis isolate GNS036 chromosome 3, iyPtiAriz1_principal, whole genome shotgun sequence genome window above contains:
- the Trbd gene encoding ubiquitin thioesterase trabid, which produces MIKGCTEKMNNRLEEQESKWTCEYCTYENWPSSLKCTMCRGTKPLLGEDIYRLRDPSPQRSGSNVASGSVTHLSPTDSYNLSPQNYSQNVPSGGKWSCAMCTYLNYQNTTRCVQCGNRKSTGLNQSIHSIASNLHEHLAPLRLGDPPPNSGSNPPPINLHPEKYYNLQTNLHPEKWSCFVCTYENWPKATKCVMCGNPKEKDRRDKTTNNMGVILPSPERDHSQRNLPSPPHALYIHQTQRDENMAVGRRSSHRYPDSRNDSLSTSQSPNNRDHERRVKQLRRHTDWCWLNACLGIVEGDNAPVEAYLASGGDPARQLTHSEVLLLNRSSAFDVGHTLVHLAIRFQREDILATLLSQIEDSGSGSGIKRVPSYVAPDLAAQIRRHVTNSIRLRKGSFPCYFVTDIATFALPAEVEDLPSIVQEQMLEELLDKEAQQQLEGGGGEPPALNWSLEITERLGSRLHALWNRSAGDCLLDSAMQATWGVFDRDNALRRALADSLQQAGQFFYPRWREYEASQASRMLDFTLEETQWQEDWESLLATAAQPGSALEQLHVFALAHILRRPIIVYGVKYVKSFRGEDIGYARFEGVYLPLLWEPSFCIQSPIALGYTRGHFTALVPIEPYTSSRIPPLSSHGGVGLGGGNCPLQQLQLQMQTTFMPLMDREHKLLPIHFLSPEEVGREESILKEWLDVCRTEGGILVAQQKLHKRPLLVAQMLEEWLNHYRRLAQTNNAPFSRPAALQDYSSDGDTEDE